One region of Salvia miltiorrhiza cultivar Shanhuang (shh) chromosome 3, IMPLAD_Smil_shh, whole genome shotgun sequence genomic DNA includes:
- the LOC131017937 gene encoding peptidyl-prolyl cis-trans isomerase FKBP16-1, chloroplastic isoform X2, whose protein sequence is MSVRTTKEVKLVSVQKNMEDGYPSFVADKVARRAILRPIGVNAILGNVCTALAAPMQEMKELDVLRTLKLPCEVIIQVEGKGQEAGEEDTVQFNYVCRRSNGYFVHSTVDQFSGESSPVILRLDDEQVIKGLKEVLSGMKVGGWINEVHEERFVSFGYEIPTAATSNYFTFFVCISLGCIQTLTQTYGCRMIIE, encoded by the exons ATGAG TGTTAGGACAACTAAGGAAGTCAAGTTGGTTTCTGTGCAAAAGAACATGGAGGATGGATATCCATCCTTTGTAGCAGATAAGGTAGCAAGAAGAGCGATCTTGCGGCCCATCGGAGTTAATGCAATCCTTGGAAATGTCTGCACTGCTCTTGCTGCCCCGATGCAGGAAATGAAAGAACTGGATGTTCTCAG GACACTGAAGCTTCCTTGTGAAGTGATAATACAAG TTGAAGGAAAAGGGCAAGAAGCTGGTGAAGAAGATACTGTGCAGTTCAATTATGTATGTCGGCGATCAAATGGATATTTTGTCCATAG CACTGTTGATCAGTTCAGCGGAGAAAGTTCTCCAGTCATACTCCGTCTGGATGATGAGCAG GTGATAAAAGGTCTCAAGGAGGTTTTGAGTGGCATGAAGGTTGGAGGTTGGATCAATGAGGTTCATGAAGAGAGATTCGTTAGTTTTGGATATGAGATTCCAACGGCTGCTACTTCAAACTACTTTACTTTTTTTGTTTGTATTAGCTTAGGATGTATTCAAACATTAACCCAAACTTATGGATGTCGGATGATTATTGAATGA
- the LOC131017937 gene encoding peptidyl-prolyl cis-trans isomerase FKBP16-1, chloroplastic isoform X4, with amino-acid sequence MSVRTTKEVKLVSVQKNMEDGYPSFVADKVARRAILRPIGVNAILGNVCTALAAPMQEMKELDVLRTLKLPCEVIIQDIVEGKGQEAGEEDTVQFNYVCRRSNGYFVHR; translated from the exons ATGAG TGTTAGGACAACTAAGGAAGTCAAGTTGGTTTCTGTGCAAAAGAACATGGAGGATGGATATCCATCCTTTGTAGCAGATAAGGTAGCAAGAAGAGCGATCTTGCGGCCCATCGGAGTTAATGCAATCCTTGGAAATGTCTGCACTGCTCTTGCTGCCCCGATGCAGGAAATGAAAGAACTGGATGTTCTCAG GACACTGAAGCTTCCTTGTGAAGTGATAATACAAG ACATAGTTGAAGGAAAAGGGCAAGAAGCTGGTGAAGAAGATACTGTGCAGTTCAATTATGTATGTCGGCGATCAAATGGATATTTTGTCCATAG GTGA
- the LOC131017937 gene encoding peptidyl-prolyl cis-trans isomerase FKBP16-1, chloroplastic isoform X1 → MSVRTTKEVKLVSVQKNMEDGYPSFVADKVARRAILRPIGVNAILGNVCTALAAPMQEMKELDVLRTLKLPCEVIIQDIVEGKGQEAGEEDTVQFNYVCRRSNGYFVHSTVDQFSGESSPVILRLDDEQVIKGLKEVLSGMKVGGWINEVHEERFVSFGYEIPTAATSNYFTFFVCISLGCIQTLTQTYGCRMIIE, encoded by the exons ATGAG TGTTAGGACAACTAAGGAAGTCAAGTTGGTTTCTGTGCAAAAGAACATGGAGGATGGATATCCATCCTTTGTAGCAGATAAGGTAGCAAGAAGAGCGATCTTGCGGCCCATCGGAGTTAATGCAATCCTTGGAAATGTCTGCACTGCTCTTGCTGCCCCGATGCAGGAAATGAAAGAACTGGATGTTCTCAG GACACTGAAGCTTCCTTGTGAAGTGATAATACAAG ACATAGTTGAAGGAAAAGGGCAAGAAGCTGGTGAAGAAGATACTGTGCAGTTCAATTATGTATGTCGGCGATCAAATGGATATTTTGTCCATAG CACTGTTGATCAGTTCAGCGGAGAAAGTTCTCCAGTCATACTCCGTCTGGATGATGAGCAG GTGATAAAAGGTCTCAAGGAGGTTTTGAGTGGCATGAAGGTTGGAGGTTGGATCAATGAGGTTCATGAAGAGAGATTCGTTAGTTTTGGATATGAGATTCCAACGGCTGCTACTTCAAACTACTTTACTTTTTTTGTTTGTATTAGCTTAGGATGTATTCAAACATTAACCCAAACTTATGGATGTCGGATGATTATTGAATGA
- the LOC131017937 gene encoding peptidyl-prolyl cis-trans isomerase FKBP16-1, chloroplastic isoform X3: MEDGYPSFVADKVARRAILRPIGVNAILGNVCTALAAPMQEMKELDVLRTLKLPCEVIIQDIVEGKGQEAGEEDTVQFNYVCRRSNGYFVHSTVDQFSGESSPVILRLDDEQVIKGLKEVLSGMKVGGWINEVHEERFVSFGYEIPTAATSNYFTFFVCISLGCIQTLTQTYGCRMIIE; this comes from the exons ATGGAGGATGGATATCCATCCTTTGTAGCAGATAAGGTAGCAAGAAGAGCGATCTTGCGGCCCATCGGAGTTAATGCAATCCTTGGAAATGTCTGCACTGCTCTTGCTGCCCCGATGCAGGAAATGAAAGAACTGGATGTTCTCAG GACACTGAAGCTTCCTTGTGAAGTGATAATACAAG ACATAGTTGAAGGAAAAGGGCAAGAAGCTGGTGAAGAAGATACTGTGCAGTTCAATTATGTATGTCGGCGATCAAATGGATATTTTGTCCATAG CACTGTTGATCAGTTCAGCGGAGAAAGTTCTCCAGTCATACTCCGTCTGGATGATGAGCAG GTGATAAAAGGTCTCAAGGAGGTTTTGAGTGGCATGAAGGTTGGAGGTTGGATCAATGAGGTTCATGAAGAGAGATTCGTTAGTTTTGGATATGAGATTCCAACGGCTGCTACTTCAAACTACTTTACTTTTTTTGTTTGTATTAGCTTAGGATGTATTCAAACATTAACCCAAACTTATGGATGTCGGATGATTATTGAATGA